CTCGGCGAATGATTAAaatcgaatgaaataaaaaatatacattagaCGATGTCGTTAACAATCTTACAAAAACTGTTTTACCAAACTGATGTACAACGCGATGAAGTTTACAATGGGGTGTTCGTTGCGTTCATTTCTAATAAAAGATGTACGTTTACgcataattttcttcgttttttaacaaaattacgTCTTTGTTCGATCAAATAGCTTTTCGTGCTCTATATACATCCGCAAGGTAGTAAATCTGTCTTCAGTTTTCACGAAATAATTCTCAACTTGTTTTGTATTTCGATACTCTGGTATTTTAAAAGGCATTAAAAAATtgcttaaaaatatataaaaaaaggtTCGATAAAACATCGATTCTTGGTTAAAGAGGAAATACCTATACTTTATATATagtattctatatatatatatatatatatatatatatatatatatatatatatatatatatatattaagacGAGAAAAATCTAATTTTATGCAAGTAGTAATAGCATCGAGCTATTATCAATTAAACAAAACGTAATCTTGTTTCAAGAATGTATACAACGGCGTGACGTCGAAGACTTTTCAGTCTGAGATTGAAAATTCTATTCAAGGATCAAAATTAGATCCTCCCCTTCTAATCTCATTCCCTGAGAGACCTCTAACACCTTGATCTTTCCTGCTTTTGGCGCTTGTACCACCATTTCCATCTTCATGGCCGATAATACCACAAGTGGTGCCCCTTTTTCGACCGTGTCGCCCACTTTCACTCGAATGTCGATCACGGTGCCAGGCATAGGTGCTCCGACTTGACTTTGATCTCCTTTGGCAGCTTTCGGATGTACGTGAATTTCCTGATTGAGAACAACAAAAATATCTCATTTAATATATTACAAAACAGACGATAAAGTCCCTCGAGTGGGTACCACGCACCATTCACTTTTTGTAACGTTCTCTAACGACGAAAAGTAAACACTATAATTTTACCTTAACGGCTTCTTTGTCCTTAATGAACACAGATCTGAGCTGACCGTTCATCTCGAAGAACACTTCGCGTTCACCCTGCGGCGTGAGATCCTCAGCAACGGCTAGTGTCTTGAATGCCAAGGTTTTACCCTTTGCTATAGTTACATCGAATTCCTCGCCGACCTTTGGCCCCGTTAAGAAAATTCTGGTCTCGAGTTTATCCACCGGTCCGTACTGTTCCTTGAATATCAGATATTCGTTCGTAACTTCGGGATAGAGAGCCGCCGACATGACGTCCTTATCCGTAATGTGAGGATGAGATTCCTTCAGGGACGTCTTCAGGGCGTTGAAATCCATGGGCGCCAAAGTTGCACCGGGTCTTCCTTTTATTCGTGGCATATCTTTCAGCACCTTCGATCTGCAACACGAAATCACGTTAACACGAATCTCTTGTAAACGGaatgtttacaattattttgtaaGAGCACAGTTCTTTTTTCTCAATACGACTGTCTAATAATAGAGAGACAATACaagagagaaaaatttgaaagatcGGACAAGTTCGAGGAAAGAATCTTAATATTCAGAAATAAATACCCGATGACAATCTGTGACACAAATTTgttgatttttatcgacgaatatACTTTTTATATCTTCAAAACGGAACGAAGATTTCGATAAAATCCGAAGAGCTGCAAGACAGATTCTGCGGTGTAACGAGTGCCCAGAAATTAAAGATCGCGTTTAAACGTAACGATAGACGAAAAGAAGAATGTTTGATCGATTAACTGTGACGTCTACGGTGAAATTAAACTACCTAAGAGGTTCAGGGAATCCACCATACGGTTCACCGATGGCACCCTGTAGGAACTCGACAACCGATTTCGGGAAGGACAGTTCCTCGGCCTTGTTCAGGACATCCTCGGCCGAGAGCTTATTCTGGACCATAAATTGAGCCAAATCGCCGACAACCTTCGAGCTTGGTGTGACCTTGATGATGTCACCGAGCAACAAGTTGGCTTCTCTGTAAGCCTTCTTAACGTCCTCGAAGAATTCCCCCAAACCGAGAGAGTAGGCTTGGAATTGTAAGTTGGTGTACTGGCCGCCGGGAATTTCGTTCAAATATACATCCGCGTTTCCGGATTTCATCGTGGTGGTACACTCGAACGGAGCATACAGTGTTCTCGTTTGTTCCCAAAATGCGGAATACTCCGAGACATCGCTAAGATCAAATTTCGTGTCGTTCGGTGTTCCTGTAATTCGAGAAAATATCGTTAGACGTTACGTTCAAATTTAATCGATCGTGAAATTAATGTTTCTgatcatttttaaatactttacatTGCCCTCCATCGAATATTCGACAGACTTTAAACAGTCCCGAAATAAAAGGACGATGGGGACACTTTGAACGTTTCCTTCGATCATCCACAATTCGAAAACTAAGATATACAGAGCAAACGTTCTAGGGGCACTTCTCGTTCATCTTAGTGTGTaaattccaaaatggagaatatatagtttaataaaatatttatacattcctCTGTCTGTCGCAAGCTCGAGGACAAGTTACGACAATTGAAGAGGCAGCATTGTGTTTGTAAAATCAAAATTACGCAAATGCTCGAAAAATGACGAGAATACCTCAACACCGACAGGAATCTTACCAATGAGACACGCGACGATTGCGCCCATGGAAGGTTGACTGGTCATTCCGGACATGCTGTCAACAgcgacgtcgacgacgtcgGCTCCGCTCTCCGCGCAAGCCAACATTGACGCCACACCAGCTCCAGCAGTGTCGTGGGTGTGAATGTGTAACGGTATATCAGGATGCTTCTGTCTGATGGCGTCGATCAGCATTTTGGCAGCTTTCGGTTTCAAAAGTCCCGCCATATCCTTAATCGCCAGAACATGAGTACCAGCCTTCACCAACTCGTCCGCCAAATTGGTGTAATACTTTAAATTGTACTTAGTCTTGCTTGGATCGCTGACGTCCCCTGTGTACGAAATCGCAGCCTCGACGATACCGCCCGCTTTGCCAGCTGCCTCCATTCCTAAAATGGGTCCACGATTCGATTTAATTCCACTTTCGATGTTTCAATCTAAATGAAAATATCTTGACCAAGCTTTATATATCGGGCTATGTACAGTGTCTCTCGCATTTCCACGAAACTAACGAGAGGAAACTGTCGAAGGGGTTAGtttgacttgtttcgaacttccattcaaaattactcaattattaactatgttcttgcttacaatattcgtgaacaattatcaGAATAGTTAATGCTCTCGATCACTCTATTCGATGTTTCTGTGCAAAACTTCCTGCCAATCGACACTACAACTAAAGGGGTCCATTTGACCtgtttaaaatttcacgttGAAATTACCCGATTATTGGCCCAATTGCCTATTCGAAACCGTATACAAAAATCATGTCTTGTACGATAATGCAAacttttccaaataatttaatCATTCGAGATTTCGCACACAAAGTTTCTCACCATAAATTATCGGTAATTAAATCGATTTGCGACTCGAAATGAAGATCACTCACCGATAATCAAATTCGGTAGATAATTCAACGAGTCGAACACTCGAAATACATCCATCCCGGTCTGCACAGCCAGTTCGCAGAACTTGAAAACCACGTTATCCGGATAATTAGTGTAACCGACAGCATTGGCACCTCTGAGAAGCATCTGGAAGGGAATGTTCGGTATGGCTTTCCTCATGTCCTCCAATCGTTCCCACGGGCACTCGTGTAGGAACCTTAGGGCGACATCGAAGGTGGCACCTCCCCAATTTTCCAGAGAATAAAGATTATTGAACTTCTGGGCGACGAAGGGAGAGATCGTGAGAAGATCATGGGATCTGACGCGTGTTGCCAAAAGCGATTGATGGGCGTCACGGAAAGTGGTGTCCATCAGAAGTAGACCTTTGTGTTGTCTGATTGCCTTGGCGAAGGCTTCCGGTCCCTTCTCCTTGTAGATGTGACGGAAACCTTTCGGCGGTTCCACgggttctgaaaaatttttggatgtttgtttaaacgtttgaagcatcGCGAAACTGTATATAGTTTCCACGTGCAGTTATTATATATGGTAGTAAGCTTGCATGCGCGGTCTCTGAAAGAAGTATCGAAAAAGTTTCTCTTTCCGTTTCGGAAGGAATAGATACCTACGATATGAGCAGTGACGATTACGGTTAAAGCGTTTTTTGATTGTTATTTTACATTACCCCCGACAAGTGCACGAAAA
The Ptiloglossa arizonensis isolate GNS036 chromosome 12, iyPtiAriz1_principal, whole genome shotgun sequence DNA segment above includes these coding regions:
- the Pcb gene encoding pyruvate carboxylase isoform X3 — encoded protein: MKHGLPVIFKAAYGGGGRGMRVVRQMEEVREMFERAMSEAAAAFGNGAMFIEKFIERPRHIEVQLLGDKAGNVVHLYERDCSVQRRHQKVVEIAPAPKLDPVTRNKMTDYAVKLAKYVGYSNAGTVEFLADESGNFYFIEVNARLQVEHTVTEEITGIDLVQSQIRIAEGMTLPELGMTQEKIVPQGFAIQCRVTTEDPAKNFQPDTGRIEVFRSGEGMGIRLDSASAFAGAIISPYYDSLLVKVIAHAADLQSSCAKMNRALREFRVRGVKTNIPFLLNVLENQKFLNGNVDTYFIDENPQLFQFQRSQNRAQKLLNYLGSVLVNGPSTPLATEAKPAEIKPHIPQIALDFAKLAAAGENNDADVPEPVEPPKGFRHIYKEKGPEAFAKAIRQHKGLLLMDTTFRDAHQSLLATRVRSHDLLTISPFVAQKFNNLYSLENWGGATFDVALRFLHECPWERLEDMRKAIPNIPFQMLLRGANAVGYTNYPDNVVFKFCELAVQTGMDVFRVFDSLNYLPNLIIGMEAAGKAGGIVEAAISYTGDVSDPSKTKYNLKYYTNLADELVKAGTHVLAIKDMAGLLKPKAAKMLIDAIRQKHPDIPLHIHTHDTAGAGVASMLACAESGADVVDVAVDSMSGMTSQPSMGAIVACLIGTPNDTKFDLSDVSEYSAFWEQTRTLYAPFECTTTMKSGNADVYLNEIPGGQYTNLQFQAYSLGLGEFFEDVKKAYREANLLLGDIIKVTPSSKVVGDLAQFMVQNKLSAEDVLNKAEELSFPKSVVEFLQGAIGEPYGGFPEPLRSKVLKDMPRIKGRPGATLAPMDFNALKTSLKESHPHITDKDVMSAALYPEVTNEYLIFKEQYGPVDKLETRIFLTGPKVGEEFDVTIAKGKTLAFKTLAVAEDLTPQGEREVFFEMNGQLRSVFIKDKEAVKEIHVHPKAAKGDQSQVGAPMPGTVIDIRVKVGDTVEKGAPLVVLSAMKMEMVVQAPKAGKIKVLEVSQGMRLEGEDLILILE
- the Pcb gene encoding pyruvate carboxylase isoform X2; protein product: MHASRARVALIRHRNVLQVYKVSTKLFSTDVKYKPIRSVLVANRGEIAIRVFRACNELGIRAVAIYSEQDKMQMHRQKADEGYVVGKGLPPVQAYLNIPEIIKIAKENDVDAIHPGYGFLSERSDFAQAIIDAGIRFIGPSPKVVQQMGDKVAARQAAIGAGVPIVPGTDGPVTSSDEAVEFCMKHGLPVIFKAAYGGGGRGMRVVRQMEEVREMFERAMSEAAAAFGNGAMFIEKFIERPRHIEVQLLGDKAGNVVHLYERDCSVQRRHQKVVEIAPAPKLDPVTRNKMTDYAVKLAKYVGYSNAGTVEFLADESGNFYFIEVNARLQVEHTVTEEITGIDLVQSQIRIAEGMTLPELGMTQEKIVPQGFAIQCRVTTEDPAKNFQPDTGRIEVFRSGEGMGIRLDSASAFAGAIISPYYDSLLVKVIAHAADLQSSCAKMNRALREFRVRGVKTNIPFLLNVLENQKFLNGNVDTYFIDENPQLFQFQRSQNRAQKLLNYLGSVLVNGPSTPLATEAKPAEIKPHIPQIALEPVEPPKGFRHIYKEKGPEAFAKAIRQHKGLLLMDTTFRDAHQSLLATRVRSHDLLTISPFVAQKFNNLYSLENWGGATFDVALRFLHECPWERLEDMRKAIPNIPFQMLLRGANAVGYTNYPDNVVFKFCELAVQTGMDVFRVFDSLNYLPNLIIGMEAAGKAGGIVEAAISYTGDVSDPSKTKYNLKYYTNLADELVKAGTHVLAIKDMAGLLKPKAAKMLIDAIRQKHPDIPLHIHTHDTAGAGVASMLACAESGADVVDVAVDSMSGMTSQPSMGAIVACLIGTPNDTKFDLSDVSEYSAFWEQTRTLYAPFECTTTMKSGNADVYLNEIPGGQYTNLQFQAYSLGLGEFFEDVKKAYREANLLLGDIIKVTPSSKVVGDLAQFMVQNKLSAEDVLNKAEELSFPKSVVEFLQGAIGEPYGGFPEPLRSKVLKDMPRIKGRPGATLAPMDFNALKTSLKESHPHITDKDVMSAALYPEVTNEYLIFKEQYGPVDKLETRIFLTGPKVGEEFDVTIAKGKTLAFKTLAVAEDLTPQGEREVFFEMNGQLRSVFIKDKEAVKEIHVHPKAAKGDQSQVGAPMPGTVIDIRVKVGDTVEKGAPLVVLSAMKMEMVVQAPKAGKIKVLEVSQGMRLEGEDLILILE
- the Pcb gene encoding pyruvate carboxylase isoform X1, which produces MHASRARVALIRHRNVLQVYKVSTKLFSTDVKYKPIRSVLVANRGEIAIRVFRACNELGIRAVAIYSEQDKMQMHRQKADEGYVVGKGLPPVQAYLNIPEIIKIAKENDVDAIHPGYGFLSERSDFAQAIIDAGIRFIGPSPKVVQQMGDKVAARQAAIGAGVPIVPGTDGPVTSSDEAVEFCMKHGLPVIFKAAYGGGGRGMRVVRQMEEVREMFERAMSEAAAAFGNGAMFIEKFIERPRHIEVQLLGDKAGNVVHLYERDCSVQRRHQKVVEIAPAPKLDPVTRNKMTDYAVKLAKYVGYSNAGTVEFLADESGNFYFIEVNARLQVEHTVTEEITGIDLVQSQIRIAEGMTLPELGMTQEKIVPQGFAIQCRVTTEDPAKNFQPDTGRIEVFRSGEGMGIRLDSASAFAGAIISPYYDSLLVKVIAHAADLQSSCAKMNRALREFRVRGVKTNIPFLLNVLENQKFLNGNVDTYFIDENPQLFQFQRSQNRAQKLLNYLGSVLVNGPSTPLATEAKPAEIKPHIPQIALDFAKLAAAGENNDADVPEPVEPPKGFRHIYKEKGPEAFAKAIRQHKGLLLMDTTFRDAHQSLLATRVRSHDLLTISPFVAQKFNNLYSLENWGGATFDVALRFLHECPWERLEDMRKAIPNIPFQMLLRGANAVGYTNYPDNVVFKFCELAVQTGMDVFRVFDSLNYLPNLIIGMEAAGKAGGIVEAAISYTGDVSDPSKTKYNLKYYTNLADELVKAGTHVLAIKDMAGLLKPKAAKMLIDAIRQKHPDIPLHIHTHDTAGAGVASMLACAESGADVVDVAVDSMSGMTSQPSMGAIVACLIGTPNDTKFDLSDVSEYSAFWEQTRTLYAPFECTTTMKSGNADVYLNEIPGGQYTNLQFQAYSLGLGEFFEDVKKAYREANLLLGDIIKVTPSSKVVGDLAQFMVQNKLSAEDVLNKAEELSFPKSVVEFLQGAIGEPYGGFPEPLRSKVLKDMPRIKGRPGATLAPMDFNALKTSLKESHPHITDKDVMSAALYPEVTNEYLIFKEQYGPVDKLETRIFLTGPKVGEEFDVTIAKGKTLAFKTLAVAEDLTPQGEREVFFEMNGQLRSVFIKDKEAVKEIHVHPKAAKGDQSQVGAPMPGTVIDIRVKVGDTVEKGAPLVVLSAMKMEMVVQAPKAGKIKVLEVSQGMRLEGEDLILILE